One part of the Tunicatimonas pelagia genome encodes these proteins:
- a CDS encoding molybdenum cofactor guanylyltransferase, translated as MNVSKQDIVALILCGGFSSRMGTDKGLKEEGEIPWAQQLYNQLSELKLPTYLSVRSDQQAAYASRLPDISLITDEVLTGINGPLRGMISAHRVFPQQHLLVAPCDTPRLTAEAFDLWIDTFQQQNQPHTAVVCRTGKQMQPLCGIYSQTGLANLDNLYQQGRLTDQSMYAVVEHHLNSFFLDVPNEMISLYKNFNTPQD; from the coding sequence ATGAACGTAAGCAAGCAGGATATAGTAGCTTTAATTTTGTGCGGAGGATTCAGTTCCCGGATGGGTACCGATAAAGGGCTGAAAGAGGAAGGGGAAATTCCGTGGGCGCAACAATTGTATAATCAGCTATCTGAGCTAAAATTACCGACCTACCTCTCCGTTCGCTCCGATCAGCAGGCTGCCTACGCGAGTCGTCTGCCTGATATATCTTTAATTACCGACGAGGTGCTTACCGGGATTAATGGGCCATTACGGGGTATGATCTCAGCGCATCGGGTCTTTCCGCAGCAGCATCTGTTAGTGGCTCCCTGTGATACGCCTCGTTTAACCGCGGAAGCATTTGACCTTTGGATTGACACCTTTCAACAGCAAAATCAACCACATACCGCAGTAGTTTGCCGCACCGGAAAGCAGATGCAACCTCTGTGTGGAATTTACAGCCAAACTGGTTTAGCAAATTTAGATAACCTTTATCAGCAAGGTCGCCTCACCGACCAAAGTATGTACGCTGTTGTTGAGCACCATTTGAATAGCTTTTTTCTGGATGTTCCTAACGAAATGATCAGCCTGTACAAAAACTTCAACACCCCGCAGGACTAA
- a CDS encoding alginate export family protein translates to MLQSFTKLCLAVLLVSLSTTAYSQFTLSGQIRPRAEFRNGFKTPNTEANDPAFFIEQRSRINFGYQHEKLAFQLSLQDIRIWGNAAQIYKNDPALTNVYEAYGEYRFSPKTAIRVGRQALNYDNARFLGDLDWAQQGRSHDAALLMLSDSSGWKLHVGAAYNQNVPFEPGQLSGTFYDGVNNYKTMQFAWWHKDWAAANASFLIFNDGRQLADSSLNFRQTYGFIGSKQIKTVKLTGELYYQGGKDPADQDVNAWLIALNATVNTSLTPLTLGFDYLSGSEANANTNRAFVPLYGTNHKFYGLMDYFYVGNNHGQGGQTAGLLDVYVQSKFKLSKKSALIAHAHYFQSPTTIYAMEGTGEKLSGTLGEEIDLVYNLNLSDEVNFKLGYSHLFSTESLEALKGGAQRQGQNQWAWMMLTFNPTFISK, encoded by the coding sequence ATGCTTCAATCATTTACCAAACTTTGCCTAGCAGTTTTGCTGGTAAGTCTAAGCACCACAGCGTACAGTCAATTCACGCTGAGTGGTCAGATACGCCCCCGGGCTGAATTCCGAAACGGGTTCAAAACCCCCAACACCGAGGCTAATGATCCTGCGTTCTTTATTGAGCAACGATCCCGAATTAACTTCGGCTACCAACACGAAAAATTAGCGTTTCAATTATCCCTGCAAGACATACGCATCTGGGGAAATGCGGCTCAGATATATAAAAATGATCCGGCACTCACTAATGTGTACGAAGCCTACGGCGAGTACCGCTTCTCTCCTAAAACCGCTATTCGAGTCGGCCGCCAAGCTTTAAACTACGATAATGCCCGGTTTCTGGGAGATCTCGACTGGGCCCAGCAGGGACGTAGCCACGATGCCGCCTTGCTCATGCTAAGTGACTCCAGTGGCTGGAAACTTCATGTGGGTGCAGCTTATAATCAAAATGTTCCCTTTGAACCGGGACAGCTTTCGGGCACCTTCTACGACGGGGTAAATAATTATAAAACTATGCAGTTTGCTTGGTGGCATAAAGACTGGGCTGCCGCTAATGCTTCATTCCTCATCTTCAACGATGGCCGTCAACTGGCCGATTCTAGTCTTAATTTTCGCCAAACCTACGGATTTATCGGTAGCAAGCAGATCAAAACAGTTAAACTCACTGGCGAGCTGTACTACCAGGGCGGGAAAGATCCGGCTGATCAGGATGTGAACGCCTGGCTTATCGCACTAAACGCTACTGTCAACACTTCGCTCACCCCGCTTACGTTAGGGTTTGATTATCTGTCGGGTTCAGAGGCGAATGCCAATACTAACCGAGCGTTTGTCCCGCTCTACGGCACCAATCATAAGTTTTACGGCCTTATGGACTATTTCTACGTGGGTAACAATCACGGTCAGGGCGGGCAAACGGCTGGTTTACTAGATGTGTACGTGCAGTCCAAATTCAAACTCAGTAAAAAATCGGCTTTAATCGCCCACGCTCATTACTTTCAATCGCCTACTACTATTTACGCAATGGAAGGTACCGGAGAAAAGCTTTCCGGTACGCTGGGCGAGGAAATAGATTTAGTGTACAATCTCAACCTAAGCGATGAGGTTAATTTTAAGCTAGGCTACTCCCACCTATTCTCTACGGAATCACTGGAAGCCCTTAAGGGCGGAGCACAACGACAGGGTCAAAACCAATGGGCCTGGATGATGCTCACCTTCAACCCTACCTTTATTTCTAAGTAA
- a CDS encoding NarK family nitrate/nitrite MFS transporter: MKSNKATSINLFSLKTIQMRTFHLSWFAFFLCFFGWFGIAPLMAVVRDELDLTKGQIGNIIISSVAITVFARLAIGWLCDKIGPRITYTYLLILGSIPVMLIGLSNSYESFLIFRLAIGVIGASFVITQYHTSMMFAPNVVGTANATTAGWGNLGGGVTQMVMPLIFAAFVGLGFLDASAWRYAMLVPAVALVICGILYYRFTTDYPEGNLKDLKKINPDFAAKSKNAKGSFVAAMKDYRVWALFVIYGACFGVELTINNIAAIYYHDYFNLDLRMAGLIAGLFGLMNIFARSLGGIFGDRAGIKYGLKGRVAFLGIVLLLEGIALIIFSKMAVLPLAIISMIVFSLFVQMSEGATYSVVPFINKKAIGAVSGIVGAGGNAGAVAAGFLFKAENISYPEALTIVGMVVVGVSALSMLVRFSTVAETEAKAEMDIALASKAALKSEPIPVTA, translated from the coding sequence ATGAAATCCAACAAAGCGACTTCCATCAATTTGTTTAGTCTCAAAACTATCCAGATGCGTACTTTTCATCTGAGTTGGTTTGCTTTCTTTTTGTGCTTCTTCGGCTGGTTTGGCATCGCCCCGCTTATGGCTGTAGTTCGGGATGAACTAGATTTAACTAAAGGGCAAATTGGGAATATTATTATCTCTTCCGTAGCCATTACCGTGTTTGCCCGGTTAGCAATTGGCTGGCTCTGCGATAAAATTGGTCCGAGAATTACCTATACTTACCTACTAATCTTAGGTTCTATTCCGGTGATGTTGATTGGGCTAAGCAACAGCTACGAAAGCTTTCTCATCTTTCGCCTTGCCATCGGGGTGATCGGGGCATCGTTTGTGATTACTCAGTACCACACATCCATGATGTTTGCCCCTAATGTGGTTGGTACGGCTAATGCCACCACCGCCGGTTGGGGTAACTTGGGCGGAGGAGTTACTCAAATGGTGATGCCTCTCATTTTTGCGGCATTTGTCGGGCTTGGCTTTCTAGATGCCTCTGCTTGGCGTTACGCGATGCTAGTTCCCGCCGTCGCCTTGGTAATCTGCGGAATACTTTACTATCGTTTCACTACCGATTATCCCGAAGGCAATTTGAAAGACTTGAAAAAGATTAACCCTGACTTTGCAGCTAAGAGTAAGAATGCCAAAGGCTCATTTGTGGCTGCTATGAAAGATTACCGGGTTTGGGCGTTGTTTGTTATCTACGGCGCCTGCTTTGGAGTAGAACTCACGATCAATAACATTGCAGCTATCTACTACCACGACTATTTTAATCTGGACCTGAGAATGGCTGGGCTCATCGCCGGACTGTTCGGGCTGATGAATATCTTCGCTCGTTCGCTGGGTGGTATCTTTGGCGACCGGGCCGGTATCAAGTACGGACTGAAGGGTCGCGTAGCATTTTTAGGTATCGTTCTACTCCTGGAAGGGATCGCGCTGATTATCTTCTCCAAGATGGCGGTGCTGCCGTTGGCGATTATCAGCATGATCGTATTCAGTCTGTTCGTACAAATGTCTGAAGGAGCTACCTACTCAGTGGTGCCATTCATTAATAAGAAAGCTATTGGTGCTGTATCGGGAATCGTTGGTGCGGGTGGTAATGCCGGCGCCGTAGCAGCTGGCTTCCTGTTCAAAGCTGAAAATATCTCCTATCCCGAAGCGCTCACCATTGTAGGAATGGTCGTGGTCGGAGTATCTGCTCTGTCCATGCTGGTTCGCTTCTCTACGGTAGCTGAAACTGAAGCCAAAGCCGAGATGGACATAGCACTGGCTAGTAAAGCTGCTCTAAAATCTGAACCTATTCCGGTCACTGCATAA
- a CDS encoding nitrate reductase — MKSSSPIRTTCSYCGVGCGILVNQDAKGRIEVKGDPDHPVNRGMLCSKGMNLHHVAQNHTDRILYPHMRWSRHHPMQRVNWDTAIQRAAAVFSSIIDRHGPDSVGLYVSGQCLTEEYYLANKLTKGFLGTNNIDTNSRLCMSSAVVGYVKAFGEDAVPISYEDIELADCFFIAGANPAWCHPILFRRIEQHKERNPNTKIIAVDPRQTQTCSQADLHLQIRPGTDTTLYQAIGRCLIEQGDIDLTFIKSHTDGFEKYRKEAMQTTLAEAAAICDVSIDDIKKAARWIGESKGFLTMWAMGLNQSTSGVNKNLALINLNLITGHIGKPGSGPFSLTGQPNAMGGREVGGMANLLAAHRNLLDPAQRQAVADFWEVEKIADKPGLTATQMIDALEDGRMKAIWIICTNPLVSLPNARRVEAALKKASFVIVQDISYRSDTVPFADLLLPAAGWLEKEGTMTNSERRITYLPKVIDAPGEALPDAEILCRFAQKMGYSSFNYPDTAAIYAEHCALTKGTNIDISGLSYETLKARKTVQWPVPSADHPGTPRLFTDHKFYTPNGRAQILPSGPSHPADTTTPDYPFILTTGRIRDQWHTMTRTGTVQKLNQHLSTPFLEIHPDDARARGIKDRDTVVIRNDQGEVRVHAKVTKTIKRGVVFLPMHWGKLLQQDFSRANNLTTGVIDPVSKEPDFKYTAVEVARYQKEKQKIIIVGAGAAAYRFINTYRELNQDDELHVFSKEAHPFYNRVLLPEYVNDQLGWDDLVKFKTADAFDELNVQLHASNPVESINREKKIITDSQGQTHRYDLLVLATGSRAFVPPDVPMHYPGIFTLRDRSNADKLKAYLPEESQVLIVGGGLLGLELAAALSEVGVQVSIVQLSSRLMERQLDTTASTLLREQVEQMGIKIYTNDQVQLIDPHRPREPIQVRLKSGKALGCHAVVYAVGTRPNSELAKEAKLDCGRGVKVNDYLQTSDPTIFALGEIAQHREKILGITAAAEKQADVAARFINGDLLSRYEGSAPMNILKFTNLNLCSVGIPEVPHPQRDEYEEVVFIDKAKAYYKKCIIHQDQLVGAILMGSKDEFAEFKQLIETQTELGDQREQLLRSKGERQAVIGKIVCSCGNVGQGNIDQAIEQGADQLNTLCQATGAGLGCGSCKPEIQAILKEKATVIV; from the coding sequence ATGAAGTCATCTTCCCCCATTCGTACCACTTGTTCTTACTGCGGAGTAGGCTGCGGAATCCTCGTAAACCAGGATGCCAAAGGCCGCATTGAGGTGAAAGGCGATCCTGATCATCCGGTCAATCGGGGAATGCTTTGCTCTAAGGGAATGAACCTGCACCATGTGGCGCAAAACCATACCGACCGCATTCTGTATCCGCATATGCGGTGGAGCCGCCATCATCCTATGCAGCGGGTCAACTGGGATACAGCTATTCAACGGGCGGCTGCCGTCTTTAGCTCAATCATTGATCGGCATGGGCCGGATTCGGTAGGGCTTTACGTATCGGGGCAGTGCCTGACTGAAGAATACTACTTGGCCAACAAGCTTACCAAGGGCTTTTTAGGAACCAATAATATTGATACCAACTCCCGCTTGTGCATGAGTTCAGCGGTGGTAGGCTACGTGAAAGCTTTCGGGGAAGATGCGGTGCCGATTAGCTACGAAGATATTGAACTAGCCGATTGTTTCTTCATTGCGGGAGCCAACCCAGCCTGGTGTCATCCTATTTTGTTCCGGCGTATTGAGCAGCACAAGGAACGTAATCCCAACACCAAAATTATTGCGGTTGATCCTCGCCAAACCCAAACTTGTTCTCAAGCTGATCTGCATCTGCAAATCCGTCCGGGCACTGATACCACTTTGTACCAAGCCATCGGTCGCTGCCTGATTGAACAGGGCGATATTGACCTAACATTTATTAAGAGCCATACCGACGGCTTCGAGAAGTACCGTAAGGAGGCAATGCAAACCACGTTAGCCGAAGCGGCAGCCATCTGCGATGTATCTATTGATGACATTAAAAAAGCCGCTCGCTGGATTGGAGAGTCTAAAGGCTTCTTGACCATGTGGGCAATGGGGCTAAACCAGAGTACTTCCGGAGTCAATAAAAACTTAGCCCTCATCAACCTTAACTTGATTACAGGACATATCGGCAAGCCCGGCTCTGGCCCATTCTCTCTCACCGGACAACCCAATGCGATGGGCGGACGGGAGGTAGGTGGGATGGCCAACCTACTGGCAGCTCACCGAAACTTGCTTGACCCCGCGCAACGCCAAGCCGTAGCCGACTTTTGGGAGGTAGAAAAAATTGCCGATAAACCAGGACTCACGGCTACCCAAATGATTGACGCCCTAGAAGATGGGCGCATGAAAGCGATCTGGATTATTTGCACTAATCCGCTGGTAAGTTTGCCTAACGCCCGGCGGGTAGAAGCCGCCCTGAAGAAAGCTTCGTTTGTCATCGTGCAGGATATTTCCTATCGCTCAGATACGGTGCCCTTCGCTGATTTATTGCTACCAGCGGCCGGATGGTTGGAGAAGGAAGGCACCATGACTAACTCGGAACGACGGATTACCTACTTACCCAAAGTGATTGACGCTCCCGGGGAAGCCCTGCCCGATGCAGAGATTCTGTGTCGCTTTGCTCAAAAGATGGGTTACTCCAGCTTTAATTACCCGGATACGGCGGCAATTTACGCTGAGCACTGTGCATTGACGAAAGGAACCAATATTGATATTTCCGGGCTGAGCTATGAAACTTTAAAAGCCCGTAAAACGGTGCAGTGGCCGGTTCCTTCGGCCGATCACCCGGGTACTCCCCGGCTGTTTACCGATCATAAATTTTACACGCCTAACGGACGAGCCCAAATTCTTCCCAGCGGGCCTTCTCACCCCGCTGATACCACCACTCCCGATTATCCGTTTATTCTGACTACCGGACGCATCCGCGATCAGTGGCATACTATGACCAGGACCGGAACGGTACAAAAGCTTAATCAGCACTTATCAACCCCATTTTTGGAGATTCATCCTGATGATGCCCGGGCAAGGGGTATCAAAGATCGAGATACGGTCGTGATTCGAAATGATCAGGGGGAAGTGCGGGTTCATGCTAAAGTCACCAAGACCATTAAACGTGGGGTAGTGTTTCTGCCGATGCACTGGGGAAAGCTACTTCAGCAAGATTTTAGCCGGGCCAATAACCTAACTACCGGAGTGATTGATCCGGTTTCTAAGGAGCCGGACTTCAAATACACGGCAGTAGAAGTAGCTCGCTATCAGAAAGAAAAGCAAAAGATTATCATCGTTGGAGCCGGGGCTGCCGCCTACCGATTTATTAATACTTACCGGGAGCTCAATCAGGATGATGAGCTACACGTATTTTCCAAAGAGGCTCACCCATTTTATAATCGGGTACTACTGCCCGAATACGTCAACGATCAATTGGGCTGGGATGACTTAGTGAAGTTTAAAACGGCTGACGCCTTTGATGAGCTAAACGTTCAATTGCACGCTTCTAATCCCGTTGAGTCTATTAACCGGGAGAAAAAAATCATCACCGACAGTCAGGGGCAAACCCACCGTTACGACTTGCTGGTTCTGGCCACCGGAAGCCGGGCGTTCGTTCCCCCGGATGTACCCATGCATTACCCTGGCATTTTTACCTTGCGCGACCGCAGCAACGCCGATAAACTCAAAGCCTACTTGCCCGAAGAAAGTCAGGTGCTGATTGTAGGGGGTGGTTTGTTAGGATTAGAGTTGGCAGCGGCGTTATCAGAAGTAGGAGTTCAAGTGTCTATTGTGCAGCTTTCTTCCCGGCTGATGGAACGACAACTAGACACCACCGCTAGCACCTTGCTCCGCGAGCAAGTAGAGCAGATGGGGATTAAAATTTACACTAACGATCAAGTACAATTGATCGATCCTCATCGTCCCCGAGAACCAATCCAAGTTCGACTTAAAAGTGGTAAAGCTCTGGGTTGCCACGCAGTAGTGTATGCCGTTGGTACCCGCCCGAACAGTGAATTAGCCAAAGAGGCCAAACTGGACTGTGGACGAGGGGTGAAAGTAAACGATTACCTGCAAACCTCCGACCCGACTATTTTTGCCTTAGGTGAGATTGCCCAACATCGGGAAAAAATACTGGGAATTACCGCGGCGGCCGAAAAACAAGCTGATGTTGCCGCTCGCTTCATCAATGGTGATCTACTTAGTCGCTACGAGGGTAGTGCGCCCATGAATATCCTGAAATTCACAAATCTGAACCTCTGCTCCGTTGGTATTCCCGAAGTTCCCCACCCGCAACGGGACGAATACGAAGAGGTGGTATTTATCGATAAGGCAAAAGCATACTACAAAAAATGCATTATTCACCAGGATCAGCTAGTAGGTGCCATTTTGATGGGGAGCAAGGACGAATTTGCGGAGTTTAAGCAACTTATTGAGACCCAAACTGAACTGGGTGACCAACGAGAGCAGCTCCTGCGAAGCAAAGGGGAACGTCAAGCGGTGATTGGCAAAATTGTATGCTCCTGCGGAAACGTTGGACAGGGAAATATCGATCAGGCTATTGAACAAGGAGCCGATCAGCTAAACACCCTTTGTCAGGCCACCGGGGCCGGATTAGGTTGCGGAAGCTGCAAACCCGAAATACAAGCTATCCTGAAGGAGAAAGCCACAGTAATCGTGTAG
- a CDS encoding rubredoxin, which yields MTETLLSEDSVGKRTLPIVLIRVFVKGGIISPGDLLGVLKVAQALDLDYIHLGSRQDILFPIEKSKVDLLPVLLAALPLPYEYQESEQQNIISSYITRDIISSTRWLAPHIYHYVLDSFDYLPTHKINIIDPLQGMVPLFTGNINFIASPIDNYWYLYFRYTDIQAKPWCCPELIYGFDLAKVAQAVEKLNPLANQLSFSQLYEQLKQQVHFNTRPIEQPLAYPDTMFPYYEGINLMEGGKYWMGLYWRNNRFTIKFLQALCEQCLATNIGNIGLTPWKSIVVKGITEGDRLAWEKLLGKYGINMRHSSLELNWHIPVADDEALELKNYLVRVLDQRDISTYGLTFSVKTQAHQILFSSVAIERVVASNEQAPTQYNILYAKDFNPNLFEFIYYARSVSKEVIPSLLIELSKKYYEQLHAKTVPSEKSVQLSLSSVAEDRQVYQCTQCLGVYDSQIGNPSAEINPGVTFEDLPEDYTCHVCSAPKASFAKITLSELL from the coding sequence ATGACTGAAACATTACTTTCGGAAGATTCCGTAGGAAAACGTACCTTGCCCATTGTGTTGATTCGAGTGTTTGTCAAGGGCGGTATTATCTCACCGGGCGATTTGCTGGGGGTGCTCAAGGTAGCTCAAGCCTTAGACCTGGATTATATCCACTTAGGTTCACGGCAAGATATTCTCTTTCCTATTGAGAAATCTAAAGTTGATTTGTTACCCGTGCTACTGGCAGCGTTACCATTGCCGTATGAATATCAGGAAAGTGAGCAGCAAAACATCATAAGTTCGTACATCACCCGCGACATCATTTCTTCCACTCGCTGGCTAGCTCCCCACATCTACCACTACGTTCTGGATAGCTTCGACTACCTCCCTACGCACAAGATTAATATCATTGATCCCTTGCAGGGCATGGTTCCGTTGTTTACGGGGAATATCAACTTCATTGCCTCGCCTATTGACAACTACTGGTACCTGTATTTTCGCTATACCGATATTCAGGCCAAACCCTGGTGTTGCCCCGAACTAATTTACGGCTTTGATCTGGCCAAAGTAGCTCAAGCCGTGGAGAAGCTCAATCCCCTAGCCAACCAACTCTCTTTCTCTCAACTCTACGAACAGCTTAAGCAGCAGGTACACTTTAACACTCGACCTATTGAGCAACCTTTAGCGTACCCCGATACCATGTTTCCTTACTACGAAGGCATCAATCTGATGGAAGGTGGTAAGTACTGGATGGGATTGTACTGGCGAAATAATCGGTTTACTATCAAATTTTTGCAGGCCCTTTGCGAACAATGTTTGGCCACCAACATCGGTAATATTGGGTTAACCCCCTGGAAGTCTATTGTAGTAAAAGGTATTACCGAAGGCGACCGACTGGCCTGGGAGAAGCTATTGGGGAAGTACGGTATCAATATGCGTCATTCCTCTCTCGAGCTAAATTGGCATATACCCGTAGCTGATGATGAAGCACTTGAACTAAAGAATTATTTGGTTCGGGTGTTAGACCAACGCGATATTAGCACCTACGGATTGACATTTTCCGTAAAAACCCAAGCCCATCAGATATTATTTTCCTCAGTAGCTATTGAGAGAGTAGTTGCTAGCAATGAGCAGGCACCCACGCAATACAATATTCTATACGCTAAAGACTTCAACCCCAACCTGTTCGAATTTATTTACTACGCCCGATCAGTGAGTAAAGAAGTTATTCCTTCCTTACTGATAGAGTTAAGTAAGAAATACTACGAACAGTTGCACGCCAAGACCGTGCCATCGGAAAAATCAGTGCAGCTTTCCTTATCTTCTGTTGCTGAAGATCGGCAGGTTTATCAATGCACACAATGCCTGGGAGTATACGATAGCCAAATTGGTAACCCCAGTGCGGAGATTAACCCTGGTGTAACCTTTGAAGATTTGCCGGAAGACTACACTTGCCACGTCTGCAGTGCTCCGAAGGCTAGTTTTGCCAAAATCACGTTATCTGAGTTGCTGTGA
- a CDS encoding CsgG/HfaB family protein, producing MRSYLLLICLLLGGTRICAQSDAPMIIGITDFIFDGNEEVNRKYSGSLSNNVYEAFSESKMFKLVERSKLSEINEELDRNREEWHILSDFLVEQGKILGASHLLVGEIEFIRFEEAGSSVFASLLSDDDTKDRNERDGLKMLKAAVDLNFNIVDVETGEIIETESLDFGGDAIQVGSTDSASAVLDLKEDIYKKTNRFIYKHWPQIYDIVKIEERGKFGKPALFYINGGAANNLEQGNKFQIVKVDSLDLGGGNIEIIERSLGEAVIYEINSPQVSLCRVVSGRKEILESTDNGETVFCKRLF from the coding sequence ATGAGAAGTTATTTACTCCTTATCTGCTTATTACTAGGGGGCACCCGTATTTGCGCTCAGAGCGACGCACCCATGATCATTGGTATTACCGATTTTATTTTTGATGGTAACGAAGAAGTGAATCGGAAGTACAGTGGCTCACTTTCCAACAATGTGTATGAGGCTTTTTCAGAAAGCAAAATGTTCAAACTCGTTGAGAGAAGTAAGCTATCAGAAATCAACGAAGAACTCGATAGAAATAGAGAAGAGTGGCATATCCTATCTGATTTTTTGGTGGAGCAAGGTAAAATACTGGGAGCGAGCCACCTGCTAGTAGGCGAGATTGAGTTTATCCGCTTCGAAGAAGCAGGCTCTAGCGTGTTTGCTAGCTTACTAAGCGACGACGACACAAAAGATAGAAACGAAAGGGATGGGTTGAAAATGCTAAAAGCTGCGGTAGATCTCAACTTTAATATTGTAGATGTGGAGACTGGAGAGATTATCGAGACCGAAAGCCTTGATTTTGGAGGTGATGCCATCCAAGTAGGCTCCACTGATAGTGCCTCAGCAGTGCTAGATTTGAAAGAAGACATCTACAAGAAGACCAACAGATTCATCTACAAGCACTGGCCACAAATATACGACATAGTGAAGATCGAGGAGCGAGGCAAATTTGGTAAGCCAGCACTGTTCTACATCAACGGCGGAGCTGCTAACAATTTGGAACAAGGAAATAAGTTTCAAATCGTAAAAGTTGATTCTTTAGACCTAGGTGGTGGTAATATAGAAATAATAGAGCGTTCATTAGGTGAAGCAGTTATCTATGAAATCAACAGCCCTCAAGTCTCCTTATGCAGGGTTGTTTCTGGCCGTAAAGAAATATTAGAAAGCACCGACAACGGTGAAACAGTATTCTGTAAACGCCTCTTCTAG
- a CDS encoding DUF6175 family protein, with translation MKTYLLLIALFVGVLFSSTFAQAQSGTADQVTIQPTVMVVPFVKQDEDMRAKIENDPNIRLALSKVKQGFDEREFTTYDFIASYRAMVRRSTMNMENQSDLKQLIIAESGTDIYVDTDLIINKADGGNSAQIILQAYDQSTGQSLSNANGSSGVFRTDQIGILVEKASEDAINKMLDVMMEKFTAMRSEGRSYVINFNLANDASITMNEPKGEKNTPLKFIIRDWLKKNAHNGYYHMKGSTETSLSVDDFRLPANGQIGDLEYEMYSFFQDIGLSANTSLVGQELVVTITE, from the coding sequence ATGAAAACCTACTTACTACTAATTGCCCTTTTCGTTGGGGTACTGTTTTCCAGTACATTCGCTCAAGCGCAATCTGGCACCGCCGACCAAGTAACCATCCAGCCGACCGTAATGGTAGTGCCCTTTGTAAAACAAGATGAAGATATGCGGGCAAAAATTGAAAACGATCCGAACATAAGGCTGGCACTGTCGAAAGTAAAGCAAGGGTTTGATGAGCGGGAATTCACTACATATGATTTCATTGCCAGCTACCGAGCCATGGTACGGAGAAGCACAATGAACATGGAGAACCAATCCGATCTTAAACAACTAATCATCGCTGAGTCGGGTACCGATATCTACGTTGACACTGACCTAATTATCAACAAAGCAGATGGCGGTAATAGTGCTCAAATCATTCTTCAGGCCTACGATCAGTCAACAGGACAGTCGTTGTCAAATGCAAACGGCAGCTCCGGAGTTTTTCGCACCGATCAAATTGGGATTTTAGTAGAAAAAGCCAGCGAAGACGCGATTAATAAAATGCTGGACGTGATGATGGAGAAATTTACTGCCATGCGGAGTGAAGGGCGTTCATACGTAATCAACTTCAATTTAGCCAATGATGCCTCAATCACTATGAATGAACCTAAAGGAGAAAAGAATACTCCGCTAAAGTTTATTATTCGTGATTGGCTCAAGAAAAACGCCCACAATGGCTACTACCACATGAAAGGTTCTACCGAAACGTCTCTCTCAGTAGATGATTTTAGACTACCCGCTAATGGGCAAATCGGTGATTTGGAATATGAGATGTATAGCTTTTTCCAGGATATTGGACTAAGTGCTAATACATCATTAGTCGGGCAAGAACTTGTAGTCACCATCACCGAATAA